The DNA window GGGCCTTTCTGTATTCGCTCTCGGTCGGGTCGTCGGTCAGCGAGAGGAATCGGTATTTGAATCCCTGCACGTCGACGGTGGGCGCATCTCGGGCGGCGGTGCGGGCGAGGTCGTAGAGGCGGTGGTCGCGCGGAACGAGGTCGTGACGCTCGACCATGGCGAGTGCAAACGCGGCGTTGACGGCGGTCATCTCCGGGTCTGACGTGGCGGTCAGTCGCCGTCCGCGAACCTCGGCGGGGCGGTCCGCGACCGCCGCCGCGAGTTCCGATTCGAGGAAGGTGACGAGTTTGTCGCTCGGACCGACTCGGAGCGTGATGTCGTCGGCGTAGATGTCCTTCATGTGGTTCGCGATTTGATAGCAGTGGGTGAGCTTCCGCCGCTCGACCGACTGTCCGGCGAACGCGAGGAACAGCACCTCCGGGGTTGATTGGGTGTGCGAGGGGTGAGACTGCTCGTTGCGCGCCATGTGGGAATACTCGTGGAGCGCGAGCTCGCGGGCCATGACGCTGGTCGCGGCCTGCCGCGAGATGTTGAGCACGTGGTGGTCCTCGGGGTGGGCGGTCCACGTCCGCTCGTCGGGGTCGTCG is part of the Haladaptatus paucihalophilus DX253 genome and encodes:
- a CDS encoding DUF5781 family protein, which gives rise to MDIRVHGLTSPSPFLSASDIFETELDLERPVHVRVRDDPDERTWTAHPEDHHVLNISRQAATSVMARELALHEYSHMARNEQSHPSHTQSTPEVLFLAFAGQSVERRKLTHCYQIANHMKDIYADDITLRVGPSDKLVTFLESELAAAVADRPAEVRGRRLTATSDPEMTAVNAAFALAMVERHDLVPRDHRLYDLARTAARDAPTVDVQGFKYRFLSLTDDPTESEYRKALVDTAREYVLGNGDGERTQAAD